ttcaatttcattgtGCACAGAGCAACTTAAAGATTGAGACTTTTATTTACTTCTACAATTCTACACACTTCCTCATTGGTCACTGCTTCGAAGAATATAGCTGAGCTCACATTATTATCCAACTACAGTTATCCATATCATAAACCGGAGGAAAAACAATATTTAGAAGAAAACACAGTGAATCAGAATATAAAACCCAAGcctttttcatttaaatttttttttaatcgaaACAGAGTTGATTTGctagagagaaagtgaggttCATTTGGCAAGAAACTCACTAAAGCATATAATAATCGAATGGGTAATTAtcatcaaacatgtttttatttgTCTTTGCAATGCGTTGTCATTATTTACATCAAACATTGATACAACACCGAAATATTATAGTTTCAGCCCATTGTTAGAACACAACTTTAACAGAACAATATGACACCAAAATACAATATTGATTAACAAAGGTTAAATCACCGGTgaaagttaaaaaaaacataGTTAAAAAAATTGCATAATTACCAGTACTTGGAAGAATATAAGTTAGCTTATACACCAAAGTTATATGTATCATAAAACACAACACCAACAATAATTAGAAGAAAACACACTTATTCAAAATAGAAGACACTGTTTGACAATCACCAGACAATGTTGTTTGACAACGAAAACAAACGAAATGCCTGACcattgaaaaaaattgtcattGTCAATGTTCTTgatctttaattaaaaaaatacaaattttaacAAAGGTAATTGAATCACACACTTCAATTTAGTATTACATCATGGATTAAAAGTAAATATATGGTTGAATTCATAATTCAGCTTTAATTAATAACAAAAGCTTTTAAATCTTTGTAAAAGCTTTAAACGATATTAAACACTATGCTCTTTAAACGCTTTTTTTCAATGGACTATTTCATTATCTAAATCTTACACCCAAGCAGTTTAAATTAGTTCAACAAAAAGAAAGCCaactcttcgtttcaaattttcaatcaaCTATTTTGCTACCTAAATCTTACTCTGAAGGACTTTAAAGGTTGAAAAGATGTGTAAGCTGTGATGATCCCAGCATAAAGACACTCTGCAAAGGAAACAGATgaacaaaggaaaaaaaccaAACGATGAGTAATAAAACTCACAGACCAAATTTCTTAAACACATCACAAATCACCATGTAAGTCCCAAAAAAATTCTCTCACACGCTTCTATCTTGCCTCTGTTTTCTCACCCCAAGTTGTAAATCATTTTTGCACCCTTGCTAACTCAATTTTATCTCACCTTAAAACTTTATATCTACGCTGCAACCCGACGGTCTTAACATTGTATTTAAAAGAAGGAATTCCTTACATAAGTACGGTGCAGAAATTTGAAAGGTAGAACACAATCCAATTGAAAATTTGTGTAAtaaaaatcgaaaccgaaaaaacTCATCATGTCTCTCATCAACCCAAATCCCCAAAGCCAATTCATGGTCCGAAGAACTATAGGGCTTATTACATTATTGAGAAAATGGACTTCCACTTATTTCATTGTGTGCTCACCCCCCTTTGCGATATCAAATATCATCGCACATATGACAGGTTTCTTTCAAAACCCCATTCACCCCTTTCTGAAAGCACAAACCTATAACATAAATTGACAAATCATTTTACCCAATCCAATTGAATTCCTGATTACAACACATAACATAAACTGATAAACCATTTTATCCAAATAACCATTTAGTTTTTAACATTTAAAACCGAACAGAACGAAAGgtatatatttggaaaaaaaaatagagtgtTTGAGCATTTAAATCTCACCCTTAACACTTTTAAAATGCAGTGGTCCAGATGCAAAGAAAAACTGCAAAACAGAAATCCAGGCACAAAAAGTTTCACAATCTTTATAATAATTAATCAAGAAGCCAAATGAGAAATCAAATGAGTGTGCACAAATCTAATTCTACATGGTAATCCGACTTGCTTCATTGTCAACAGTACATGCATTAGAGGTCTTTGCTATTTACTGATTTAGCATATGTGGTCTATATGCAATCACATTCATATGAAGCAAACTGAGggaaagtgagagtgagagattaTAAAACACAATACAGCAAGCAAACCTTGGTGGAGCTTTAATCTGATTGGTTAAGATAGTCGATTGTAATCCATAGTTGGTAATAGAAACATATTCTCATGTTACTTAAGCGACAAAAAGCACGAACTCATTAAATCATAACAAAAAGCACTAATATACACAAAAGTGGGAAAAAAATTATACCTTTTTATTGAACAGAAAGGTTCATTTCCCTGTATCGAGCTTGTAGAAAAGTTGGAACTGCATGAGTACATGCTACATGGCAGAATACGTATAGAGTGCTGGAACTGCACTAATATACACAAATGTGAATATATTGAGTGaacttaattaaaaatttagaatttaacTAATACATAAAATCACAAACCTCAACCATGAAAGTTCCACaatctccttttcttttccaatcTTACTCAGATACCCAAAACAATCTGATACTAAAATTagttaaaaaatatattcaacTAATTGAAATATTATACAATAGTGAAGTTCACAGACTAATTGGAACACATCTTTGCAAGTCATTAAGATTATGGAAACCTAATTGTTGATACGTTATTAAAAATTATGCATAGAGTGCTAGAACACACAAAAGTAATCACTTGCAAAAAAATACTCAAATTTTATCAAAATCTTGCTTCAAATACAAAGGATCCATACAATATGGACCACACTCAACCAACCTCCAATCAAATAGAATTCATGTTTCCCTTCTCAGATGGCGAACACCCATACATGAAACCTGGTTCTTTTCCTAGATGACTAAACCATAGAAAAACAATCCACACGGAACAGAATCGAAATCTTATACCCATAAATTGACTGACAacaacaaaagcccaaaattttgaaaacacatCTCTCAATAAGAAACCCACTGGTAAAATCTAAAATCAGacaaaataaaaccaaacacctgcagtaaaaaaacaaaaaaaactcacCAGGAGAAATTACATTCACCAAGCTGAAGATCCGTATAACCCAACCCACCAAGCTAAATAACCTTCACCGGCAGATGAATTTTTCCTTTGAAAAATGGCTCCACACCTGCAAACACAAAGATTAACAAAAGATAAGCCACCAAGGGTTAAAAAATGGCAGAAAACAATAGCGAAGAACGGCAGATATCCAGAAAAGGAAGAAAGCGAAGAGCGGGAGAAACCAAGAAAACGAAGAAAGAAAAACGAacagagaaaaatgaaaaagtgaGGCAAAGAAACTAAAGAAAAGTAGAAAGACATTCTGCCGATGATCAACACGTGTCCAATGTGGACAAAACCGGCATTTTCCCACTCTAAAAACCATAGAGAAGAACAACAACAGAAGACAATTACAGGGGCAAATTCGTCCACCCACTGGTCATCCACAGTACCACGTggttgggttttagtatatagagATATATCACAATCCCTATTTACTTGTTGTCTGACATACCAAAATAAATAGTTTGATCAACTCACATATAGAAAAactcttacattctcccacatgATTGTAATCAAACTATCAACCAATGTTATATCTAACAAGTAAATGGTGATCACTGAATCATGAACATAATGACCATCCAATTGTATTCAAATATTTATTAGTTGAACTTCagacaacttaaaacaacctATGTATTATGACTCCATTGTTGCTCTAGTGGTTTGTTTTCGACTTCTCCATGAAACTGCACCACCATCTAATATGAATACATACCCAGTGGTTGACATTCTGTCATCTATGCAACCACCTAGATCAGCATAATTGTAACATATTACTTCCAAATTCTCAACTCGATGAAAATCCATAACATAAGTTTGTGTTTTCTTCAAATACCTCAATACCTTTTTACCTGCATTCCAATGAGTTAAAATCTACCCAACACACTCAGTGCAAAAACCAAACCAGGCCTAGTGCAAACTTGTGCATACATCACACTAAATAAAActctttggtgattcatttaAACATCTTATGATTGCATAGAATCAACAAGATATCAAGTAAAAAGGACCCAACGGTAATTTGGCACATTGTTCGTCAGAGCTTCAATTTGAGATCATAATACATTTTCGAAAAGAGAACGACTCATTGTCCTAACTAGCGGACTTAACTTACAGGTAAGCTTCCGGGAAACAGGTAATGCACTAATGGCGCGTTCACTAATCCataatcaaattgagaggaattgaattgaggaggaattggattgaagaggaattgaaatgaggtggaatcaaAATCAGATTCCTGTTAAAATTGTTTACTAAAATTGTCTAGAATCAGAATAGGAATGATGTTGAatccatataagttgtttactaatttacttcaatcggaatgaaaactagGTTGATTACTAAATTacccttacataaataaattattttcatactaattaattaaattaaattcttaattaaatttatataataaaattcatctatataaaaatatataaataggttttatttatttattaaaagatggtagaaatgatgttgagtccatataaattgtttactaattcactttaATCGAAATGAAAACTAGGTTGATTACTAaattgcccttacataaataaattaatttcatactaataaattaaattaaattaaattcatctatataaaaatatataaataggttttatttatttattaaaagatggcaTAATGAGTGTCAAACGAAGGGCAATGTTGGGATAATAAGAAACAAGTGAGGGCATAATTAGTAGAAGAAATCCATTCCGGATTCCTCAAGTGTCAAGGAATTGAAATACCTCCCTCATGTAGGGAGTCCAATTCCTCCAAAATTAGGAGTTGGATTCCTTAATTCGTGTGGACCCCACATGTATTTTGATTCCCCAAGATTACGTAAACAAAGGTGTATCCCGTAATCGGAATCCAATTCCGTAAATTGATTCCAATTACGGGCACGTAAACGTGCCATAAATCTTTCATATTGTTAATAAAGGGATATTTAATCTACCCAAATTTACAAAGAAGAAAATTCGAATTTAGGTGCAAAGATGCCGACGCATCGCCATGACTAGCGGACTTAACTTACATCTAGAATGTTTTTGTGTTTAATAAACATTTAGTTACAGTTCTATTAATTGTGTTGCTTGTGAATATAGGTGGTCGTTGATTGCCGGAAGGCTACCTGGTCGAACAGAGAACCAAGAATTATTGGAACTCTTGTCTGGGCAAAAAGATGAAGCAAAACAGAGCAGTTTTAAAGACAGAGCAAGAGTCCTCTGAGCCTAACAATATCAAAGCAATGGAGGTGAATGCTTTGACAATTGAAAGAGAAGACGCCTTCAAATGTGAGGAGAACTTCAAGTTCGGCTTGAATGTCAACGAATTCTTCGACTGCTCGGGCAGCGACGACGGGCCTCTGAATTTGGAGTGGATGAATAAATTCGTTGAAATGGATGAGAGTTGGTTTACTTTGCATGACATTTGAGcgatgtttttatttttattttattattttattttcagggTTCGTGATAGTTGTTAGCGATGCATTTGTGAGGGCTTTTTTGCAAATTTTAGGAAAATCCCACTTCATGTTTGATCCTTTTGTATGTAGTTTCAATTGAGGTTTATTTTCCTTGAATTAACAGATCATGTTTCGATGTTACAAtctttttgatatattatgcAGATAttttagcatttttttttcatttgtgaGTGATTGAGTTTGAGAAATCttttagagaagaaagtggTTGATTTATCGAGTTTGGTCAGatttattctttaattttattgggTTGCAAAACCAATACTCAAGCTGGAGAAAGGATTCTCTTTCTCCTCTATTCACTCCTACTTGAACGGTTACGATTATATTACGTAAACATCttagattgattttttataCAAACAATAAGACCAAAAGCAAAGTgtaagagaaagagagggaaaagaATAGGAATAGGAAAAGAGAAAATCTTACTCCACTTAAGATTGGTGCAGGTACTACATTATTCGTATGCTCAAGACACACAAGAGCCAAAGGTTACACTATCCGTTGTGTTAGTCTTGAGTGAACGGATAACATGACACAAGTTGCTTTACAAAGAATTTCTCCTCACACTGAGACTTGCTATAAATTCATTTCCAAGATGTTATTCCCATTATTTAATTGATCAATTCGGTAAAAAAGAAGTGACTTTCGTGCTTTCAATTTCTCTCATAGACGTTGTCTAAAGACTTAAGATTTAATAAATCAAAAGGGAGTTAAAGGAGAAAACCAATGAAATGAGTGCATAATAAGAAAATTAGATCACTATCTTGATAAATAACatagttttaaacttaatttgaaactagttttatTATAAGAAATCATAgtgattttgaatattttacaATCTTTCCTGCATAcgatattaaatattaaatattttacaattgtcactctatattaaatatattaacCATCTACGCTTGATATTAAATATTTTACAATCTTTTCGGCACTCAAATTACTTGATGATCCAACGTTTAGTCAAATCTACTTATTGGGCAACAATTTCAGCATCTTATATTCTGTGTAGTATGATTGGGGCTCCATGTTTTGGCTTAACGGAAATCGACATAACAGGAGCATGAGTGTAAGAAGGTGAGAGCTCAAATGAAAAATGCTGAAGAATCATCGCCAGAGCCACTTTTGTTTCAAACCCAGCAAAAGTTTGCCCTATACATGTTCGAGGGCCCAAACCAAATGGGAAGAATACAACTTCATCCTTTGATGCCTTCCCAACTCCATCAGCAAATCTCTCGGGGTTGAACTCCTCAACATCTTCACCCCAATATTTTGGATCgtgatgaagaaaaagaaccGGAAAAACGAAATCAACCCCAGCAGGGATGGAAAGGCCTCCTACATTTGTTTTCTGGTGGGTGTGCCTAAATAGAAGAACTACAACTGGATATAGCCTCAAAACTTCATTCAATATCATCGACACCTgcaaaaacagaagaaaataaTCGAGTAATAAAGTAAGACATTTATTGAGCACATTGTGAATCGTGTTTGTATGAGATATGAGTCGAGGATAATTAGTAATTGTAGCTTACTCGTGTAAAGAAAACTTACGATTTTGAGGTGTTTTATGTCATATAAATCAGGCGTTTTCTTTCCAAACACACGGAAGACTTCTTCTCTTGCCTTTTCTTGCCAGTTTGGATGCATGCATAATAAAATCATCGTCCATGTCAACAAGGTGGTTATAGTTTCTTGGCCAGTAAAGTAGAATGACTTGCACTCCTCTATCACATCCTCAATTGTCATGCTATTTTCCTCTTGTGCTTTGCCTTCTAACAGTAAACCCAACAAATCATTATTTGCACccacttcaccattttccatgGCTTGCTCTTTCTTCCTGATCGCAGCTCTTAATATTGCTTTGATTTCATTGTCCACCCTATACCTCAACCTGTTCTTTTTGGTGGGTATGAATCTGCACAGAGAACAGAAAACTAGCTGCTTTTTGACAAAATCCGCATCGCCTCTTCTTTActaaacaccaaaacaaagctaaagaaaaacaaaacactaCTAAAATCCCCAAACTATGTTtgatgtttgacaaaaaaacttaaaattgctTTTAGGTTTTACAAcagaaaaacttaaaattgcTTTTCGGTTTTACAAGTATTTTCTAGAGAAACATTTGTAAATATTTCTCCATAAAGCACTTTAAAACGGCTTTTTAGAGAAAGCAGTTgactttttaataaaaatttctgcatatttgtaataaaaatatTTCTAGTAAAAATGTCCAACAGACCTGAGACCTGGAAAATAGAAACCATAATAGGCTTCACGCGATAAAGCGGCTTGCTTTCTCTGAAGCTCAAATAGCTTCTCCTCTTCAAAGCTGCTTCCAAAGGCCGTTCGAGCTATAACATCAGTAGCCATTTTTTGAAACTCTGGTGCCACATCTACCTCCCTTGATGCTTCAACACCAATTAACTTTTTCCATCGATCGATCATGCCAGAATAACTGGTTACAAATGAAGCTTCCATACACtgtcacatttttatttttttataacaatcataatgtagaaataaaattttacatatGACTTTATAAGTGCAGTTTCTTAACatatttagttttcatttttcaaaacaaaaaacttaatctaataatttatttttttttaaacaacatAATTACGCTTAAGATTTTACCTTTAATTTCTCAATGTGGAAAGCAGGTTTGATGATCCTTTTGCGTTTGGCCCATTGCTCTCCTTCCAAGGTTGAGACGCCCAATTGAAGAAGTTTCACAAGTGGATTCACGGGTTGCAGTACGAAATGCCCATTTTTGTTTACTAATATATCCTTGATTAGCTCTGGGTCTGTTACTATCAGCCTTGGCCTTGTTTCCATCCACCCGAAACTCACTTTTCCTAAACCAATTACAATATAAAGTTTGTTTGGAAAGTGAGTTTTACGAAAAACtattcaagtgtttttttttttttaaacgatAGTATAATGAGCTAAGCTTTATAATTAACTTGTTTACATAATGTAGTTCAACTTTATCTTTAGTTAAAATGATGTTAAAATTTTTACTaaattttctcatccaaacatagtattATTTCCTAGAACTTCCGCATAACAACACAACCTTATTGTCAAATAAAAGCGTTttcaggaaagaaaaaaaaacttacgaTCATAAGCATAAATTTTTACGAATTACCATGTTTTTGAATCATTTGATGAAAATATGGGAGGACACGTGGAGCAATCTGGTGGTTGAGTAACATGGGTTTGGACCATGCTTCTCTGCTGGACGTGCTCATCTCTTTCATGTCATCATGGAAAAGCTTGTAAGATCTGCCTCTGATGCCTTGCTTTCTCAACTGCTTCTCTAAGCTTCTGGGTCTTACCCAATAGACATGAACAACTCTCAGAACCAAATACAGAATTACAGAaaccaaagaaaataccaaCATTTTGATCAATAAGAAGTAATCTTCCATCTTTGTTTTTCCCGCTATTGCTAGGTGGTTGAAGGAACTGAAACCAACTTGTGATGAATTTATAGGTCCAGCACAAGTGGTACTAAAAAATCATATCCCATAAACAGACCCTAGTTTGGCTGAATTGCATTGATAGTCCCTTAATGTTAGATTACATATTAATTATAGTCTCTTAATATGTCcttaattcaaattaattaatatgtaaaTCCAATGCCTCCCGTTAGagattatttgaattttttttttgacccaaaaatgtctttttaatttattaaatttatttaatattcttCAAACTGGAAAACTCAATTAATATACCTAAATCTTAGTATCAaaatgtgacaacccgtcctaaattttattattttataaattttaaaatgtgaagtTGCAAATATGCCCTAAAGGCGAGGATTTTGACTTCTGTTGACCATCGTCTAGAGGGATGTATAACTTATTCTTTTGGCGTAATTGTGTAATATTCGTTagtacgaacgcataggcgaaaaccGTTTGTAAGTCCGAATTATAATAGTATAGATACGGACGTTTGAGGCGTTTCCGGCCAAATAACGGCTAGATAGTTATCGTGTAAGGTACCAATTTCTTCATCTCGTCAAGAactatgattttcgtttttgaatcacttatttttgttgagtattgacaaagttatgaacGTTGAAAGGCTGCCCAGAAATTCCGACGAGTTACCAATTTTCTCGCGGACAGCCgtctttcaaaccattttccgACCACCTCCGGTCACCATTTGGACTTCAAGCTGATATAATTTTATTCTAAATTTCTCTAGCTTCGATTTGGTATATTATaggttgaatttggttgaaaaacaaGTGAGATATGGAGTTCCAAAGATCACTAAGGAAATCTGGAAAATGTGCAGATTTCAGGCAAAGTCCCATTAAGGTCCACCATTTGATTAGAATAGTaatcgatgatccgaccgttggatcgtcaccaaactttaatacattatagtacgtaatatttgaggaccatagaaacttacagatcaggaatccgacgtacggatcttcctgaattggatgtgtaaatttataaaataaatgttaaccgccacttggttttgagCAATTGGcaaagatccgaccgttggatcgcaatgaaattttagtatgttattctagaagcataatgtgaatCTTTGGAAATTGCGGATTGAAAATCTAATATGCGGATCTTCCGAATCGAGTTATACGAGGTTGTAGACCCTACCGTCGATCTTTGATTGAAGATTGACTTatggtcaatgggtctcaaactattttagaatgtccttgaggatgtgttttatgtgaaTTACGTATTCTAGGGATGAGGATTCTGAGATGTGGTTAATAATTGGCCGCAAGCGCCGATCGCTCGGGACTCCCGGATGGTTGT
Above is a window of Malus sylvestris chromosome 15, drMalSylv7.2, whole genome shotgun sequence DNA encoding:
- the LOC126601463 gene encoding cytochrome P450 72A397-like, whose protein sequence is MEDYFLLIKMLVFSLVSVILYLVLRVVHVYWVRPRSLEKQLRKQGIRGRSYKLFHDDMKEMSTSSREAWSKPMLLNHQIAPRVLPYFHQMIQKHGKVSFGWMETRPRLIVTDPELIKDILVNKNGHFVLQPVNPLVKLLQLGVSTLEGEQWAKRKRIIKPAFHIEKLKCMEASFVTSYSGMIDRWKKLIGVEASREVDVAPEFQKMATDVIARTAFGSSFEEEKLFELQRKQAALSREAYYGFYFPGLRFIPTKKNRLRYRVDNEIKAILRAAIRKKEQAMENGEVGANNDLLGLLLEGKAQEENSMTIEDVIEECKSFYFTGQETITTLLTWTMILLCMHPNWQEKAREEVFRVFGKKTPDLYDIKHLKIVSMILNEVLRLYPVVVLLFRHTHQKTNVGGLSIPAGVDFVFPVLFLHHDPKYWGEDVEEFNPERFADGVGKASKDEVVFFPFGLGPRTCIGQTFAGFETKVALAMILQHFSFELSPSYTHAPVMSISVKPKHGAPIILHRI